The genomic window CTGTGGCCGGACCGGCGAACGGCCGGTCCCGGCCGCCGGGGAGCGGTTCGCCGACCGAGCGACCGCGCGCAGCGCCGCCCGGGCGACCGAACAGTACCGGACGGCGCTCCGCCGGTACGACCCGCAACTCCCCTTCTACGACCTGATCGTCTGTCAGGATACTGGACCTCTGACCGACGTGGCAGGGTCGCGACGCGACCGGAATTCGGACGGCGGGACGCCGCTGGACCGCGCCGATGGCCGGTCCGCGGGCACTGCCCGCCGACGCCTCGTCGAGTTCTCCCACCGTGTCGCCGGGGCCGTGTTCGAGACGCTGTCGGACGCCGGCCACGACGCCGTCGAGCGGGCGGTCATGGACGCGTACTTCGACCTCGCGGAGACGACCCCCGACTCCGACGACCTCTGTCTGTGCCTGCTCGAAAGCATGGCGACCGAGCTCGACCGGCGGCTCCCCCCTTCCGAACAGGCGGAGCTCCTGTCGGCGGCCGCCGCCCGGTTGCCGTCACCCGAATCACGGGAGCGACCGGTTTCGGCGGTGCTCGCGTCGCTGGCGGAATGTGGCCTGCTCGACGGTCACGGGCAGTCTACTGCGACGGCGGATTCCGGCGACGGCCTGGGTCCGGTCGTGCTTTGGCTGTCCGAGTACGCCCTCTCCCCGCAAGACGGCCGGCTCCCCGTACTGCCGATCGTGCTCGAACTCCGCCGCCACCGGCCCGACCGGGACCCGGTGTCGGTCCGGGCCGCCGCCGTCGACGACGGGTGGCAACTGACGCTCCGCCGGGCAGGCGAGTCCGAGTCGGACGGGTTCGCCAGCGCCCCGATCGGGTCGGTGGAGTAGCCGCTAGTCGGCCGTCGCGAGGTCCGGGAGCAGCCGGTCGCCGACCGCGAGCACGAGCACCGCGCCGACGAGATCGAAGAGGAGGTCGAGGGCGGTGTCGGTCCGCCCGTACGTCACGAGTATCGGTTCGACGCCGAGGCGGTCGGCCGTGGCGTGGATCCCGTACTCGGCGAGCTCCCACAGGATGCCACAGCAGGCGACGGCGGCGATGACCCGGGGGCGGGGGTCACGGCCCGTGCGACGGCAGATAGCGAACACGGCGCCGCCGAGGATCGTCGCGGAGTGGGTGTGTGTGAGGTGGTCCCACCACCCCACGTCGTCGTACGGCCCGAGCATGCCGACGGCGTGCGTGACCATCGCAGTATCGACGTACAGGCGCTGCCACGGCCGGAGTTCCAGCCCGTACGTCCGCTCCACGAAGTCGGTGAGGTAGGTACCGACGGCCGCGAGGACGGCGTTCGCGGCCGCACCGGGGTCCCGACGGCGGACGCCGACGAGAAAAACCGTCACGAGCGCGTATCGGATGCCCCGCTTTGCCGCGCGTTCAGTACCTGCCATTGTAGGGGATGCTCAGCCGAGATACATAGGGGTGTCGCGACAGAGACCGAAACCCCGGTTCCGGCGCTCGCCAGCTCCCGGCGACAGCCGAACCAGCCGTACCACGGCCGTTCCACGCGTTCCGATACCCGTCAGACGGGCGTTTTCACCACCGTCACCGGCTTTTCGGACAGCCGAGCGACGCGCTCGGCGACGCTGCCGAGCAACCGACGATACTCGCCGGACCGGTTCTTCGACCCGACGACCGTGAGATCGATGTCCGCCTCATCACCGTACGCGAGGATCTCCTCGTGCGGGGTGCCGTGTCGGATCTCCGTCTCCGTGTCGATTCCGGCGTCGTCGGCCCGGGCGACGATGGCCTCGACGGCGTCCCGCCCCGCCTCTTCGAGGGCGTGTTCGAGCCCCTCGAACTCGTGAACGTACTCGTCGCCGGGGTACGAGCTGTACGCGTCGGCGTCGACGACGTACAGCACGTGCAGTTCGGCATCGTACCGCCGGGCGGCGTCGATCGCGTGCTCGATCGCTCGGTCGACGCCGGCGCTCATGTCGGTGGGGAGAAGCAATCGGTCGTACATCACCTAGATCGTCTCACGGGAGCGTGATAAATCGGGGTGCCGTTCCACCGATCGGGGGTGTTCCACGATGGTGCGACCCGTCGGTCAGGCGTCCCGATAGCGCTCGGGGACGTACGGGAGCACGGGCCCCGGCAGGAGGCCAACGAGGGACTCGGCGAGCGCCGCGAGGGGCTTTCGGAGCAGGACGTAGAGCGCGGACACCGAGAGGAGCGCGACGGCGGCGGTAGTGGGGCCGTCTCCCGCTACGACCAGCGGGACCGCTGCGACACCGGCGAGTCCAAGGTCTTCGGGGGCACCGTCGTAGCGAATCCATCGGCGCGGCTCGATCCAGCGGCCGTGGTAGTGGCTGTAGACAGCCCGCTCGGAACTGGCTAGCCACGGCCGCAACTCCAGGCCGCCACCCGCGGCGTCGGTCACCGCGTGCAGTGCTGCGGCGGCGAGTCCCACGCCGAGTGCGACGGACGGATCCGACGGTGACGCGATCGCGAACCCGACCGCAGGGACGGTCGCGAGCGTCGCGTAGACGGGGTAGTGCAACGTCTTCCGGTGGCCGGCGTAGAGGTCGAGGTCGGGGGCCAGCCCGCCGGCGAGACCCGCCACGAACGCCGACGGCGCGTACTCCGGAGCGACGACGAGGACGGGGACGGCGAGCACCATTCCCCACAGCGCATGGGTCGTTGCCATCATCGTGACCTTTCGTAGAGGACGGGACGATATAATGGTTTCTCGTAAACCGCCCCGGAGCCGGAACTACGAGCGGACCCGTATTCCCGCCGTCCCGGGCCGAGGAATCGCCCGCCGGTGCCGCGGAGCGTCGCCGGTGGCGTCTCCCCGCTCGGGGCAGCGAAATCGGATTCGAAACGGGAGTAGCGTCGCCACGACTCGATACCTGCAGGCGATGCCCCGGGGTATTCGGTCACTTCGACCACCGCGGCTGAACCGCCGACAGCGTCGGTCCCGAAGCTCAGCGGGCGGCCTCGACGTAGCCGGAAGCCTCGACCGCACGCTTTCTTTACACTGCCCCCCGAGGCCGGACTATGGAGACCGTGGACGCGGGCGGCGCGAGCATTCCGAAACTCGGCCTCGGAACCTGGCAGAACACCGGGGAGACGTGCACGGAGACGGTGCGGACCGCACTCGAACTGGGGTACCGGCACGTGGACACGGCCGAGGCGTACGACAACCAGGCGGCGGTCGGCGAGGGGATCGCCGCGTCATCGGTCGACCGCGAGAGCGTGTTCCTCACGACGAAAGTGTGGCGCTCGAACCTTCGGGGGGAGGAAGTCCGCGAATCCCTCCGCGGGAGCCTCGACGAACTCGGCGTCGACTACGTCGACCTCCTCCTGATCCACTGGCCCCATCCTCGCGTCCCCGTCGCCGAGACGCTCCAGGCGATGGCAGACCTGCGGGATGACGGGCTGGTTCGCCACATCGGCGTCAGCAACTTCACCCGGTCGCAGCTGCGCGAGGCGATGGCCGTCGCCGACGCCCCCATCGTCGCGAATCAGGTGCTGTACCATCCGTACAAGGACCAGTCGGCGCTCCGCGAGTACTGTGTCGAAAACGACGTTGCGCTGACCGCGTACAGCCCGCTTGCCAGGGGCAGCGTGCTCGACGACGACCTGCTGGCGCGGATCGGCGAGCGATACGACAGCACCGCCGCGCAGGTCGCGCTCCGCTGGCTGGTCCAGCAGGACGGCGTTGTCGCTATCCCGAAGTCCACGAGCCGCGACCACCTGCAGGAGAACCTCGCGGCGTTCGAGATCTCCCTTACCGACGCCGAGATGGCGCGGATCGACGACCGCAGCGGTAGCCTCGGCGTCCGACTCCGCAACCGCCTCCCGTCGCTCGTGCGCCGCCTCCCGCTCTGAGCCCTCCCTTGAGACTTCGTTCGGCAGCGTTCTGTGGTTCCGTCCGGTGTTCGGACCCGGTATCGGCGGCTCCCCGCGGCCGGTCGCTTCCCGGACGGGTCCCGGCAGAGTGTGTCAACGAATATCGCACAAACACTAAGTGAGCGGTACGACACTGTGGGAACATGCATCCGGGTCCCGACCGATCGGCTTGTGATTCAAGCCACCAGTCCCGGCGCCCGACCGACACGAGTTCCTTTTCTGCGCAGTTTAAATTTTTCACATTTTTCACATCTAAACTGGCGTAGACTGCCACAGCGCGGGTGACCGCCCGCGCCCGGGCAGAAAACGTCAGTCGTGGCCCAGCCCCGGAGTCCTCCGACTGCGCCGTTCCGGCAGGGCCGAAGGTTATCGCACTGATCTACCACCAGCTACGACATCCCACCCACCACCAATGAACGCAGAAAACACGCAGGAGAACCGAGACGTACGATCACCGTCGACGCCGGACACGAACACCCCCCGCGACCGGGCCGCCGAACGCGTGGTGAACCGGTCGATCCGGGTGTTGCTCGACTCCAACGCCTCCCACCGGTGTGACCACTGCGGCGAGGAGATCAACGAAGGAACCCGGTACCGAAACGTCACCGTCCGTGAACGTCCCGGCGAGATATCGGACTACGCGTTCTGCAACGAGGAGTGTCTCTCCGCCGGGTTCGTCTGATCGGGTTCCGCGACGCCGACCCGGCTACTCCCCGCCGATCAGTCGCGACACCGCTCCGCCGACCGCGAAGACGATGCCGACCGGTCCGAGCGCGTTGGCGAACCGCTTGAACGCGGCGGTCAACCCCGGCTGGTCGTCGGCGGGTCCGAGGAACACGAGGTACGGTTCCTCCGCCGCTCCGTAGACGGCCATCTCGCGCCCCTTCTCGGAGTAACACGTGTCCAGCACGTCGATGAGACCGACCTCCTGCAGGTTCTCGATGTGGTACGAGACGCTCTGGACCGACGTGTCGAGTTCGGCCGCCACGTCGGTCGCCGTCCGCGGTTCATCATTCAGCGCCCGGAACACCGCTCGACTCGTGTCCGAGGACAGCGTCGCGAGGACTTCGTCCGTCCGGTCGTCGTCGATGCACAGCAGTTTTGGATCCTCGTTTCGATCGATCGCAACGTCCGATTCCGTGGGCAACAGCCCTGACATGATCCGATTAGTTCGATCAACAGCCGAGGGCCGTTTATGGGTTCGGGAGGCTCAAAACTCGTTTTCACCGACCGCAGTCCCCTGGTTCCGTCCGCCCGTCCCGTCGGCACGATGACGGTGGACACGATACGGCGGCGCGACGCGGCCGACGGCTGTGGCTGTGTCAGGTGTCGCGACCTCGACGCGGCGGTCGTCCGGCACTCCGTCGCCGACGACGTCTGGTGGACGGTCCGGCTCCTGCAGCGACACCCTTCCGTCCCCGTCATCGTCGTGGGACTGGTGGCCGGAATGGCCGCGATCAAGCCCGTCACGGCGTCAGTCGAGCCGTCGACGGGGCCGGCGAGCTGGATCGGCGCGCCGGCCCACACCGCGCTCGCCGTCCTGCTGCTCGGCGTGTTCCTCCGGGGGTACGTCGGTGCAGTCGTCGCCGGCGAGTTGACCGGCCACCGGCCGAGCGTTCGCGACGCACTGGCACACACCGGTCGACGGGGGGTCCCGCTGTTCGCGACGGTCCTCGCGATACTGCTCGTCCTGCTGCTCGCGTTCGTGCTTGCGATCGCCGTCGTCTCGCTCCTCGTGTTTCAGGTCGGCCTGCTGGGGCCGGGCGTGTTCGACGGGCTGACGCCGACGCTGCTGTTCGGTTCGATCCTGGCGGTCGTGTTCTACAAGTGCTGGATGGCCCCGGACGTCTGCGTCGTCGGCGGCACGGGACCGGTGACCGCGCTCCGGGTCAGCTGGCGGGTCACGACCGCACACTGGCGACGGGTGTGTGTCCTCCTTCTGAGCTTCGTCGTTTCGGTCGGGGGACCGCCGGCCGTCGCCGCCGCGCTCGCGGCTCTCGGCGGTGGGTCCGTTTCCGCCGTCCCGGGGACGAATGTCCTCGTCGACCTCTGGCAGTGGCTGTCGACCGTCGTCTGGTACGGCGTCGGGGTTCAGGTGTACGCCCGGTCCACCGTCGACTGACCCGGCCGCACGCCCGTCGTTCAAAATCGGTTTTGAGCTTACGGTACCGCTACTTCCACCGACACCCACGATCCGGGTGATGACGGACCGAACACCGGCAATCGAGACCCACGAGCTGACGAAACGGTATCCCGACGGGACGCTCGCGGTCGACGACCTCGACCTGTCCGTCGCCGCCGGCGAGGTGTACGGCTTCCTCGGCCCGAACGGGGCCGGCAAGTCGACGACGATCGACGTGCTCGTCGGCGTGCTGGAGCCGACCGCCGGCTCCGCGACGGTCCTCGACCGCGACGTGGCGACCGACTCCCGCGCAGTTAGGTCATCGACGGGGCTCCTGCCGGGGGAGTTCGGGCTGTTCGAGCAGTTGACCGCACGGGAGCACGTCCGGTTCGCGCTGGACTGCAAGCGCGCGTCCGGCGAAGCAGCCGCGCTGCTGGACCGCGTCGGTCTCGCCGACGCGGCCGACAGGCGGACGAAGGGGTTCTCGACCGGGATGCAGCGCCGGCTCGCGCTCGCGATGGCGCTCGCCGGCGACCCGGACCTGCTGATCCTCGACGAGCCGACGCGTGGCCTGGACCCCAACGGCGCTCGGGAGGTGCGGTCGATCGTCCGCGAGGCGGCCGCGCGCGACACGACCGTCTTCTTCTCCAGCCACAGCATGTCCCAGGTGGAGGCGGTCTGTGACAGGGTCGGCGTCCTCCGTGACGGTCGGCTGGTCGCCGAGGGCACCGTCGACACCCTGATCGGGGAACTGGACGACCGGCGGCTGGTCGTTACCGTGGACCGTGTCTCGGACGACCTCGCCGACCGGCTCGAACGCGTCGATGCCGTTTCGGGGGTGTCCATCGAGGACCGGGACGTCATCGTGTCGCTGACCACGACTCGGGGGAAAGCCGCGGTCGTCGACGCCGTCGAGTCAGCGGGCGCGGCGGTCGTGGACATCGGCGTGCGCGAGCCGTCGCTGGCGGACGTCTTCGCGGCCGCGACGACCGACGGCGGGGCAGGGACGGAGGCCGCCGCCGACGAGCCTGACCGGGCATCAGCGAACGCGGAGGGTGACGCATGAACTGGCGCTACGTCGCCCGCACCGACCTGCTCGGACTCTGTCGCTCCCGACTCCTGTGGCTGGCGACTGCCGTCGTGGGGATCCTGTGTGCGGCCGGTGCGGCCGTTCCGTCCCTGGTCAGGGAGGACCCGGCGTACACGCTCGGGGTCGAGACCCTGTTCATCGCCCTCGGAACCGTCGTTCCGTTCGTCGCGCTCGGGCTAGGGTACCGTGCGGTCGTCGGCGCGCGGGAGTCCGGAACGATGCGGTTCCTGCTCGGCCTCCCCAACCGGCGACTGGACGTGGTCGTCGGCCGCGTGCTCTCGCGTGTCGCGGCCACGCTCGCCGTCGTCGCCGTCGGCGGCGCTGCCGGACTCGTGGCGCTCGTGGCGCTCTACGACGGGACCGCGCTCGCCGGCCCCCTCGTCGTCGTGCTCGGTCTCGCCACGATGGGCGTCGTCTACGCCGTCGTCGGCGTGGCGATCTCCGCGAGCGTCGGGTCGAGCACGAAAGCCGTCGGCGGGGCCTTCGGCGCGTACGCCCTCCTGTTTTTCCTCTGGGAGCGGATTCCGCAAGCCGTGTACTGGCTCGTCGAAGGGACCGTTCCCACGGGCGGGACGCGTCCGGCCTGGTTCGCGCTGCTGCAGCGGCTGAACCCGGGCGCGGCGATCGGGGACCTCACCGTCGCGCAGTTCGAGTGGATGCGGAACGGGGCGTACGTCTCCAATCGGCCGACCGCCGCGCAGGTCGCCGGCGACGTCCCGTTCTATCTGTCCGACGCGGCTGCCGTGCCCGTCCTGCTGGCGTGGGTCGTCGGCGCCCCTCTCGTCGGCTACGTGGCGTTCCGGCGGTCCCAGGGATGACGGCGGGCGGTGACGCGACGAATTTATACGGCACGTACTGTATCTGGTGGTATGGGATACCGTGTCGTCCACTCCGGAACCCAACGGAGCGCACGCGATACCGCGTCGAACCGGCCGGCAGCGCCTCGACCGCCGCAGGGGGCACCGCCGCAGGGGGCACCGTCGCCGACGGCGAGTGCGGGCAACGGGCGACGATGACCGACGCCGAACCCCGGGAGCCGGAGGAGCTTCCCGCGGAGATCCGCGAGAACGTCCCCGACTGGGACGACGAGTACATCGACCGCGTCAGCGACCGGCTGATGTACAGCTACGACCTCGAACGCGACCACCGGGTCCGGGGCGAGCGGTTCGACCTCTACGGGGAGTTCCGGATGCGCAACCAGAAGCAGTTCCTCCACCCGGCGCTCTCCTACGCGGACCACGACACCGAGGAGTACCTGTTCGCGCGCCGGAACAGCGACGTGACGGTGGCGGATTTGGAGCGCCTCGCCGACTTCGGCAACGACCTGGCGGACGACTGGGTCGACGCCGACGAACAGCATTTCGAGACGAACTTCACGTTCGTGGTCGTCGCGGACGCCATCCCCGAAGCCGTGCGGTCGTTCGTCGACGGCTTCCGGGACCGGACCCTGCTCAAGTTCGGCTACTACGGCCACTACGAGGTGAACCTCGTCGTCGTCGCGCCGGAGCCCGAGCGCGCCGTCGAGAGCGAAGCGGCGGACATCGCTGACGCGTTCGCGCTCTGGGGCGAGGTGGAACGCAACCCCGAGGGCTTCTTCTCGCGGTTCGCTAAGCGGTTCTGGACGTAGCCGGGACCGCCGTCACGAGGACGGCGACGCCGCTACGCAACTGTGTGGCGACGTGATGCGGAGGAAGCGTGTTCCGGGGGACCGTTGACGGGCAGTCGTTCGTAGTGGTTGCTCTCACCGGTTACCGGTGAGAGCGAACACCATCAGTCGTCGCTCGGTTCGGCCGCCGGCCCGGTGCCGCCGCGGGCGTCCGTGATGTTCCCGTAGCTGATCCGGACCAGCGACAGCGCGAGGCCGATAAGCACCACCCCGAGCACGAGCTGGACGACGGCCGAGGCCTGTCCGCCGATGCCGGTCGCGCCGCCCTGGATGAGGCTGCTGTAGAGGTTCTCGTAGAACGCGACCCAGCCAAGCCCCAGCACGGTGATGGTGACCATGATCGCCATCGGCACGCCCGTGCTGATCAGCTGCTTGGACTCGTCCCAGTTGGCGAGCCAGACCGTGGCGGTCAGCAGCGCCAGTGCGGCGAGCAGCTGGTTCGCGCCGCCGAACAGCGCCCAGAGCGTCGCCCACTCGCCCGAGATGATGAGCACGTACGCCGGGAGGATCTGGATGACGGGGTTCGTGTACCGGCCACGGGCGAGCGACCCGATGCCGCCGCCGAAGCCGGTCTCCGTGCCGCTCCCCTCGGTGCCGACGATCTCCTCCATCATGTAGCGGCCGAGGCGCGCAGCCGTGTCAGTCGACGTGAGCAGGAAGCTCACGAGCACCAGCGCCATGAACGGCCCGCCGAACTCCGTCGAGAGACCGAGGCTCGTCAGGATGATCCCGCCGCCGGCCGCGAAGTTCGGGAGCGCGCCGCCGATGCCGCCGCCCGCAGCGGCGGAGGCGACGCCGGCGACCGCGAGCGTCGAGAGCGCGACCGAGGCGAGCAGGCCCTCACCGAGCATGCCGCCGTAGCCGATGAGCCGCGCGTCGCTCTCCTTGTTCAACTGCTTGGCCGTGGTGCCCGAGGACACCAGCGAGTGGAACCCGCTGATCGTCCCGCAGGCGATGGTGACGAACAGCAGCGGGAACAGCGGGTACGGCGACACGGCGTCGACGCCGAGGAACCCGGTGAACGGTTCGATGCTGTCCGCGACGACGAGCGGCTGGCTGGCCGTGCCGAACAGCGTACCGACGATGATCGCCAGCAGCGCGCCGCCGACGCCCGCGTACAGCAGGAACGACGACAGGTAGTCACGGGGCTGGAGCAGCACCC from Halostella salina includes these protein-coding regions:
- a CDS encoding DUF7551 domain-containing protein, translated to MVGMTLVDIRDHIESLASEDGEYYVLCGRTGERPVPAAGERFADRATARSAARATEQYRTALRRYDPQLPFYDLIVCQDTGPLTDVAGSRRDRNSDGGTPLDRADGRSAGTARRRLVEFSHRVAGAVFETLSDAGHDAVERAVMDAYFDLAETTPDSDDLCLCLLESMATELDRRLPPSEQAELLSAAAARLPSPESRERPVSAVLASLAECGLLDGHGQSTATADSGDGLGPVVLWLSEYALSPQDGRLPVLPIVLELRRHRPDRDPVSVRAAAVDDGWQLTLRRAGESESDGFASAPIGSVE
- a CDS encoding universal stress protein encodes the protein MYDRLLLPTDMSAGVDRAIEHAIDAARRYDAELHVLYVVDADAYSSYPGDEYVHEFEGLEHALEEAGRDAVEAIVARADDAGIDTETEIRHGTPHEEILAYGDEADIDLTVVGSKNRSGEYRRLLGSVAERVARLSEKPVTVVKTPV
- a CDS encoding metal-dependent hydrolase, with product MMATTHALWGMVLAVPVLVVAPEYAPSAFVAGLAGGLAPDLDLYAGHRKTLHYPVYATLATVPAVGFAIASPSDPSVALGVGLAAAALHAVTDAAGGGLELRPWLASSERAVYSHYHGRWIEPRRWIRYDGAPEDLGLAGVAAVPLVVAGDGPTTAAVALLSVSALYVLLRKPLAALAESLVGLLPGPVLPYVPERYRDA
- a CDS encoding aldo/keto reductase, whose product is METVDAGGASIPKLGLGTWQNTGETCTETVRTALELGYRHVDTAEAYDNQAAVGEGIAASSVDRESVFLTTKVWRSNLRGEEVRESLRGSLDELGVDYVDLLLIHWPHPRVPVAETLQAMADLRDDGLVRHIGVSNFTRSQLREAMAVADAPIVANQVLYHPYKDQSALREYCVENDVALTAYSPLARGSVLDDDLLARIGERYDSTAAQVALRWLVQQDGVVAIPKSTSRDHLQENLAAFEISLTDAEMARIDDRSGSLGVRLRNRLPSLVRRLPL
- a CDS encoding DUF7576 family protein, which translates into the protein MNAENTQENRDVRSPSTPDTNTPRDRAAERVVNRSIRVLLDSNASHRCDHCGEEINEGTRYRNVTVRERPGEISDYAFCNEECLSAGFV
- a CDS encoding ArsR/SmtB family transcription factor encodes the protein MSGLLPTESDVAIDRNEDPKLLCIDDDRTDEVLATLSSDTSRAVFRALNDEPRTATDVAAELDTSVQSVSYHIENLQEVGLIDVLDTCYSEKGREMAVYGAAEEPYLVFLGPADDQPGLTAAFKRFANALGPVGIVFAVGGAVSRLIGGE
- a CDS encoding ABC transporter ATP-binding protein, which produces MTDRTPAIETHELTKRYPDGTLAVDDLDLSVAAGEVYGFLGPNGAGKSTTIDVLVGVLEPTAGSATVLDRDVATDSRAVRSSTGLLPGEFGLFEQLTAREHVRFALDCKRASGEAAALLDRVGLADAADRRTKGFSTGMQRRLALAMALAGDPDLLILDEPTRGLDPNGAREVRSIVREAAARDTTVFFSSHSMSQVEAVCDRVGVLRDGRLVAEGTVDTLIGELDDRRLVVTVDRVSDDLADRLERVDAVSGVSIEDRDVIVSLTTTRGKAAVVDAVESAGAAVVDIGVREPSLADVFAAATTDGGAGTEAAADEPDRASANAEGDA
- a CDS encoding ABC transporter permease subunit; the encoded protein is MNWRYVARTDLLGLCRSRLLWLATAVVGILCAAGAAVPSLVREDPAYTLGVETLFIALGTVVPFVALGLGYRAVVGARESGTMRFLLGLPNRRLDVVVGRVLSRVAATLAVVAVGGAAGLVALVALYDGTALAGPLVVVLGLATMGVVYAVVGVAISASVGSSTKAVGGAFGAYALLFFLWERIPQAVYWLVEGTVPTGGTRPAWFALLQRLNPGAAIGDLTVAQFEWMRNGAYVSNRPTAAQVAGDVPFYLSDAAAVPVLLAWVVGAPLVGYVAFRRSQG
- a CDS encoding carbon starvation CstA family protein — protein: MTQVIWIVAAVLVTFTAGYIGYSSYLSRFVDLDDSRETPAHKYEDGQEYVPAKKPVLLGHHFSSIAGGAPIVGPITAGAIWGWVPALAWVAIGNPLMGAVHDFISLSGSMRHEGKSIGYIIGEYVGERGKDMLLWFAFLTIILVVAVFALVVGIVLNAYPQAATASLLYIGLAVLFGVYLYQLDGPFIPGTVAFVAGVFASVWVGVQYPVALFPAVEAGTYPEGTIVLLEFLGDGAWLPGAVMDASATITPNVGAWVPVILLYAAAASALPVWVLLQPRDYLSSFLLYAGVGGALLAIIVGTLFGTASQPLVVADSIEPFTGFLGVDAVSPYPLFPLLFVTIACGTISGFHSLVSSGTTAKQLNKESDARLIGYGGMLGEGLLASVALSTLAVAGVASAAAGGGIGGALPNFAAGGGIILTSLGLSTEFGGPFMALVLVSFLLTSTDTAARLGRYMMEEIVGTEGSGTETGFGGGIGSLARGRYTNPVIQILPAYVLIISGEWATLWALFGGANQLLAALALLTATVWLANWDESKQLISTGVPMAIMVTITVLGLGWVAFYENLYSSLIQGGATGIGGQASAVVQLVLGVVLIGLALSLVRISYGNITDARGGTGPAAEPSDD